In Nicotiana tabacum cultivar K326 chromosome 17, ASM71507v2, whole genome shotgun sequence, one DNA window encodes the following:
- the LOC107801335 gene encoding protein WHAT'S THIS FACTOR 9, mitochondrial, with product MLRRVEEGCIVSILNYHQKRTLVNVKLKWVKDSVLDSVVAGGRELKAGSTLVSIIASQSSSGLPIYHLTTKRGQLGLPHELKISTFLRRYPNIFEEFSCRDSAGTPVPWFKLTPETLEFHHEEVNVLRECSTDIVSRLRKLLMMTKKRMLPLQTVDQLKWDLGLPHDCGSSLVIKHPELFNLVDLPDGRVGLKLLAWDHKLAVSHLEANSTRGNGTLMFPIRFTRGFGLKRKCMEWLEEWQKLPYTSPYMDASHLDPRTDVSEKRIVGVFHELLHLILQKKTERRNVSNLRKPFELPQKFTKVFERHPGIFYISMKGDTQTVVLREAYNRDQLIEKHPLVHIREKFANMMKQGFLDRSRGLYRDTNQGVEEESLTSSFVGETCGTRYNSGIVSDSDMLLEHEAK from the coding sequence ATGCTGAGGAGGGTAGAAGAAGGTTGCATTGTCTCGATATTGAATTACCATCAGAAGCGTACTCTTGTGAATGTAAAGCTAAAATGGGTTAAAGATAGTGTCTTGGACAGTGTAGTAGCTGGAGGCAGAGAACTAAAGGCGGGATCTACGCTAGTTTCCATCATTGCCTCACAATCCAGTTCTGGTCTTCCTATTTACCATCTCACAACCAAGCGTGGGCAGCTTGGGCTCCCTCATGAATTGAAAATCTCCACTTTCCTTAGGCGATACCCAAATATTTTTGAGGAATTTTCTTGTCGTGATAGTGCTGGCACTCCTGTTCCGTGGTTCAAATTAACTCCTGAGACCCTAGAGTTTCATCATGAAGAAGTTAATGTTCTCCGCGAGTGCAGCACGGATATTGTTAGTAGGCTGAGAAAGCTTTTGATGATGACCAAGAAGAGGATGCTTCCTCTTCAGACAGTTGATCAACTAAAATGGGATTTAGGCTTGCCACATGATTGTGGTAGTTCATTGGTTATAAAACATCCTGAGCTGTTTAATTTGGTGGACCTTCCCGATGGTCGTGTTGGTCTGAAGCTTTTAGCATGGGATCACAAATTAGCTGTTTCCCATTTGGAGGCAAATTCTACAAGGGGAAATGGGACCTTGATGTTTCCTATTCGATTCACCCGGGGTTTCGGGTTAAAGAGAAAATGCATGGAATGGTTGGAGGAATGGCAAAAGCTGCCTTATACTTCTCCTTATATGGATGCCTCTCATTTGGACCCAAGGACAGATGTGTCAGAGAAGAGGATTGTTGGAGTGTTTCACGAGCTTCTGCACCTCATCTTACAAAAGAAAACAGAGAGGAGAAACGTCAGCAATCTCCGCAAGCCATTTGAATTGCCTCAGAAGTTCACAAAGGTCTTTGAGCGGCATCCTGGGATTTTTTACATTTCTATGAAGGGTGACACTCAGACTGTCGTCCTTAGAGAGGCTTATAATCGCGATCAACTGATTGAGAAGCATCCCCTTGTTCACATAAGGGAGAAATTTGCGAACATGATGAAGCAAGGTTTTCTAGATCGTAGTAGGGGGTTATATAGAGATACTAACCAAGGCGTAGAAGAGGAGTCACTGACAAGTAGTTTTGTTGGTGAAACCTGTGGAACTAGATATAACTCTGGTATAGTCTCAGATTCTGATATGCTTTTAGAACATGAAGCAAAGTAG